The following proteins are co-located in the Castanea sativa cultivar Marrone di Chiusa Pesio chromosome 8, ASM4071231v1 genome:
- the LOC142605919 gene encoding uncharacterized protein LOC142605919: protein MERFHVRVKKCVHTNSWPIDVVQAHLVLKGICRGYNPWIFDGESSSAKTYTEIPNSHVQENPIEYADLRDMLHDMFPIQDMASGPMEEVPSVHQPTEGPVEGPNEDALHFMKLLEDANQPCYKGCKHFSKLLAIVHLYHMKCLNSWTNKSFTMLLQFLLDFLPSNAKLPKDFYEAKKIIKDLGLSYEKIHVCPKYCILYWKDNANLEACPNCNLSRWEGNESKGQQSTNASSKRRKKKAAKILRWFPLKPRLKRLLMSPEIANHMKCHANGRVNHELMRHPADSEAWKSFYSKYIEF, encoded by the coding sequence ATGGAACGATTTCATGTCCGTGTAAAAAAATGCGTGCATACAAATTCGTGGCCTATAGATGTTGTACAAGCTCACTTAGTGTTAAAAGGGATTTGTAGGGGTTATAACCCTTGGATTTTTGATGGGGAATCATCGTCTGCAAAGACTTATACTGAAATTCCTAATAGCCATGTTCAAGAAAACCCGATAGAGTATGCCGATCTTCGTGACATGTTGCATGACATGTTCCCCATACAAGATATGGCATCTGGGCCAATGGAAGAAGTCCCTAGTGTGCACCAACCCACAGAAGGTCCTGTAGAAGGTCCTAATGAAGATGCActtcattttatgaaattgcTTGAAGATGCTAATCAACCTTGTTATAAAGGTTGTAAGCATTTTAGCAAATTGTTAGCCATTGTGCATTTGTACCACATGAAGTGTCTTAATAGTTGGACCAACAAATCATTTACAATGTTGCTACAATTTTTGCTTGATTTTCTTCCTTCAAATGCTAAGTTGCCAAAAGATTTTTATGAGGCTAAGAAGATTATTAAGGATCTGGGCTTGAGCTATGAGAAGATTCATGTTTGTcctaaatattgtattttatattggAAGGACAATGCCAACCTTGAAGCTTGTCCAAACTGTAACCTTTCAAGATGGGAAGGTAATGAGTCTAAAGGTCAACAAAGTACTAATGCTTCCtccaagagaagaaaaaagaaagctgCAAAGATCCTACGGTGGTTCCCCTTAAAGCCAAGATTAAAGCGACTACTTATGTCTCCTGAAATAGCCAATCATATGAAGTGTCATGCCAATGGTCGTGTGAATCATGAGTTAATGAGGCATCCTGCTGATTCTGAAGCTTGGAAATCATTTTACTCTAAGTACATAGAGTTCTAA